In Streptomyces sp. SLBN-118, the following are encoded in one genomic region:
- a CDS encoding GNAT family N-acetyltransferase — translation MSDLDIRPAVLDDIPAIVAMLADDPLGAQRETLEDLTPYTAAFERLSKDPNQIQAIAVREDRVVGTLQLTIIPGLSRRGSNRSIIEGVRIHADERGSGLGTRLMQWAVDESRRQNCQLVQLTSDASRTDARRFYERLGFEASHVGFKLQL, via the coding sequence ATGAGCGATCTGGACATACGCCCCGCGGTACTCGACGACATCCCGGCCATCGTGGCGATGCTCGCCGACGACCCGCTGGGCGCGCAGCGCGAAACGCTGGAGGACCTCACCCCTTACACCGCCGCCTTCGAACGGCTGAGCAAGGACCCGAACCAGATCCAGGCCATCGCCGTCCGCGAGGACCGGGTGGTCGGGACCCTCCAGCTCACGATCATCCCCGGGCTTTCCCGGCGCGGCTCGAACCGCTCGATCATCGAAGGCGTACGGATCCACGCCGATGAGCGCGGCAGCGGTCTGGGTACCCGGCTCATGCAGTGGGCCGTCGACGAATCCCGGCGCCAGAACTGCCAGTTGGTGCAGCTGACCTCCGACGCCTCGCGCACCGACGCCCGCCGCTTCTACGAGCGGCTCGGCTTCGAGGCATCCCATGTCGGTTTCAAACTCCAGCTCTGA
- a CDS encoding GNAT family N-acetyltransferase, translated as MSTPLSELPIRRLTTDDLTSCADLSEDRGWPREEHKWGLLLTAGAGYGIDDPEGKGLVTACVVTSYGPELAAIGMVLVAERYARRGVGRRMMQHVVYEAGDTPLTLHATPYGQPLYEQLGFVDVGRAELVRGHLRAPEPAPVARVTTRPATAEDLPAIVGLDTEVFGLDRTHMITRLPAFADQLRVAEEDGVLTGYAAAWPNMQTHVVGPLIARDTETAKTLVASLAAGTDRPLRTDIDVRHEALIAWLKEHGLETVAFNTVMTYGVPALPGDWTRRFAPLSVAAG; from the coding sequence ATGTCGACACCACTCTCCGAACTGCCCATCCGCCGTCTGACCACCGACGATCTCACGTCCTGCGCAGATCTCTCCGAGGACCGGGGATGGCCGCGCGAGGAGCACAAATGGGGTCTGTTGCTCACGGCCGGTGCGGGGTACGGAATCGACGATCCGGAAGGCAAGGGTCTGGTGACCGCCTGCGTGGTCACCTCCTACGGCCCCGAGCTCGCCGCGATCGGGATGGTGCTCGTCGCCGAGCGATACGCCCGCAGGGGCGTGGGGCGCCGCATGATGCAGCACGTTGTTTACGAGGCCGGAGACACCCCGCTCACGCTGCACGCGACGCCGTACGGGCAGCCCCTCTACGAGCAGCTGGGCTTCGTCGACGTCGGCCGCGCCGAGTTGGTCCGCGGCCACCTGCGGGCCCCGGAGCCGGCCCCCGTGGCACGGGTGACCACCCGCCCGGCGACGGCCGAGGACCTCCCGGCGATCGTGGGTCTCGACACCGAGGTCTTCGGCCTCGACCGCACCCACATGATCACGCGTTTGCCGGCCTTCGCCGATCAGCTCCGGGTAGCGGAGGAAGACGGGGTCCTCACCGGGTACGCCGCGGCCTGGCCCAATATGCAGACCCATGTCGTCGGACCACTGATCGCCCGGGACACGGAGACCGCGAAGACTCTCGTCGCCTCACTGGCGGCGGGCACGGACCGCCCGCTCCGCACGGACATCGACGTACGGCACGAGGCGCTCATCGCGTGGCTCAAGGAACACGGCCTGGAAACGGTCGCCTTCAACACGGTGATGACCTATGGCGTCCCGGCCCTCCCCGGTGACTGGACTCGCCGCTTCGCGCCGCTGTCGGTGGCCGCGGGCTAG
- a CDS encoding HAD family phosphatase codes for MAYHKRRPRLHIFDLDGTLIRGSAATVEISRQLGLLEEIGELERELIARTIGPPEYAVRVHALWDDLTQAHVSAAFEAAPWLDGIQDVWREIRESGDYCAVISLSPSFFVERLLDWGAHAAHGSRFPDVPFTQPVEPSGILNATPKVKIAHQLCAEFGVGLDTCVAYGDSMSDAEIFAVVPTTVAMNADHHLSGLATHAYTGGDLREAYELVRYRSWFRSEPGGGPGDPECGHGGHGA; via the coding sequence ATGGCGTACCACAAGAGAAGACCCAGGCTTCACATCTTCGATCTCGACGGCACCTTGATCCGTGGCTCGGCAGCGACGGTGGAGATATCGCGGCAGTTGGGGCTACTCGAGGAGATCGGCGAACTGGAGCGGGAGTTGATCGCCCGAACGATAGGCCCGCCGGAGTATGCGGTGCGTGTGCACGCGCTCTGGGACGATCTCACCCAGGCTCATGTCTCGGCAGCGTTCGAGGCAGCACCCTGGCTCGACGGCATCCAGGACGTATGGCGGGAGATCCGTGAGAGCGGGGACTACTGCGCCGTCATTTCACTCTCACCCTCCTTCTTTGTGGAGCGGCTGCTGGACTGGGGGGCTCATGCGGCACACGGATCCCGCTTTCCCGACGTGCCCTTCACCCAGCCCGTGGAGCCGTCGGGCATTCTCAACGCGACCCCGAAAGTGAAGATCGCGCATCAGCTCTGTGCAGAGTTTGGGGTGGGTCTGGACACTTGTGTTGCATATGGTGATTCCATGTCCGACGCGGAGATCTTCGCGGTAGTGCCCACAACGGTGGCGATGAATGCCGATCACCATCTGTCGGGTCTCGCCACGCATGCCTATACGGGGGGCGATCTGCGCGAGGCGTATGAACTGGTGCGATACCGCAGCTGGTTCAGGAGCGAGCCCGGGGGTGGTCCGGGAGACCCGGAATGTGGACATGGGGGCCATGGAGCCTAA
- a CDS encoding globin domain-containing protein, translated as MDAPTTTSADNGTSDESSGGGWFTPKRPVQNRTDPGEGTSAGDADQERIVAPRRPASIRPVGSVTTRPAPPARDETRPAPPAEAPPAGGELPPEDFRAEQAHNGQGIHEAAGPRQNPGAGHNQADPRVPGRHEAPHAHQAPWPLDAVWPAESTMPLHGVGHEGPREAAKRPHEVVEPREAALPHEARSARQGAPSGEASREVPAEHHSPHPQPAGPASDASPDASLIRRTMAEIGPVADKVTSYFYALLFVRHPELRSLFPAAMDAQRDRLLKALLTAAEHMDNAEVLTEYLQHLGRGHRKYGTEPAHYPAVGEALLGALTRYATTTWDKETEAAWVRTYTTISQIMIDAAAENERQAPAWWHAEVVSHDLRTPDIAVVTVRPDQPYAFVAGQYTSLETPWWPRIWRHYSFAGAPRADGLLSFHVKAVPAGWVSNALVHHARPGDVLRLGPPAGSMTVDHSTDNGLLCLGGGTGIAPIKALVEDVAEHGERRPVEVFYGARTDYDLYDIDTMLRLQQTHPWLSVRPIVDDRAQFPDAVREFGPWYEYDAYLSGPPGMIRSGVDALRGVGIPFDRIRHDSLEELVAAGD; from the coding sequence ATGGACGCTCCGACCACCACGTCGGCCGACAATGGCACTTCGGACGAGAGCAGCGGGGGCGGGTGGTTCACCCCTAAGCGGCCGGTCCAGAACCGGACCGACCCCGGTGAGGGGACTTCCGCGGGTGACGCGGATCAGGAGCGGATAGTGGCCCCGAGGCGTCCCGCCTCCATACGCCCGGTCGGCTCCGTCACCACGCGTCCGGCGCCGCCGGCGAGGGATGAGACGCGACCCGCGCCCCCCGCCGAGGCCCCGCCGGCCGGCGGGGAACTGCCCCCGGAAGACTTTCGGGCCGAGCAGGCCCACAACGGCCAGGGGATCCATGAGGCCGCAGGACCGCGCCAGAATCCCGGCGCCGGCCACAACCAGGCGGATCCTCGCGTGCCGGGCCGGCATGAGGCTCCCCACGCCCACCAGGCCCCATGGCCCCTTGATGCGGTCTGGCCCGCCGAGAGCACGATGCCGCTTCATGGCGTGGGCCACGAGGGGCCTCGGGAAGCCGCGAAACGGCCCCACGAAGTCGTAGAACCGCGCGAAGCCGCCCTGCCGCACGAAGCCCGGTCCGCCCGCCAGGGCGCGCCGTCGGGCGAAGCCTCGCGAGAGGTCCCGGCAGAACATCACAGCCCCCACCCGCAGCCCGCCGGGCCCGCCTCCGACGCGTCGCCCGACGCGAGCCTCATCCGCCGCACCATGGCGGAGATCGGGCCCGTCGCGGACAAGGTCACCTCGTACTTCTACGCTCTGCTCTTCGTCCGCCACCCCGAGCTGCGGAGCCTCTTCCCCGCCGCCATGGACGCCCAGCGTGACCGGCTCCTCAAGGCACTGCTCACCGCGGCCGAGCACATGGACAACGCGGAGGTGCTCACCGAATACCTCCAGCACCTGGGCCGCGGCCACCGCAAATACGGCACCGAGCCCGCGCACTACCCCGCCGTCGGCGAGGCCCTGCTCGGCGCGCTGACCCGGTATGCCACGACGACCTGGGACAAGGAGACCGAGGCTGCGTGGGTGCGCACCTACACCACGATCTCCCAGATCATGATCGACGCGGCCGCCGAGAACGAGCGGCAGGCGCCGGCCTGGTGGCATGCCGAGGTGGTCTCGCACGATCTCCGGACTCCCGACATCGCGGTCGTCACCGTGCGCCCGGACCAGCCCTACGCGTTCGTGGCCGGTCAGTACACGAGCCTGGAGACCCCCTGGTGGCCGCGGATCTGGCGGCATTACTCCTTCGCCGGGGCGCCCCGCGCCGACGGTCTGCTCTCCTTCCACGTCAAGGCGGTCCCGGCGGGCTGGGTCTCCAACGCCCTGGTCCACCACGCGCGCCCCGGTGACGTCCTGCGGCTCGGGCCGCCTGCGGGATCCATGACCGTCGACCACTCCACCGACAACGGCCTGCTCTGTCTGGGCGGTGGCACCGGTATCGCGCCCATCAAGGCGCTGGTCGAGGACGTCGCCGAGCACGGCGAGAGGCGCCCGGTGGAGGTCTTCTACGGGGCGCGTACCGACTACGACCTGTACGACATCGACACCATGCTCAGGCTCCAGCAGACGCACCCCTGGCTGTCGGTGCGCCCGATCGTGGACGACCGCGCGCAGTTCCCGGACGCCGTGCGGGAGTTCGGCCCGTGGTACGAGTACGACGCCTATCTCTCGGGTCCGCCCGGCATGATCCGCAGCGGTGTGGACGCGCTGCGCGGCGTGGGTATCCCGTTCGACAGGATCCGCCACGATTCCCTCGAAGAGCTTGTCGCGGCGGGCGACTAG
- a CDS encoding NUDIX domain-containing protein, translating to MTERPVVKRTARAILLDGDDLVLIKRTKPGVDPYWVTPGGGVEPEDATVVDALHREVDEELGAKITDVVPCFVDTVEHIADGGVTGVKVQHFFVCRLESMDPSRRHGPEIDQPCGEYEVVRVPFSRVGIAAVHLVPLSLRHYLDGNIEGVRAMHAPDLG from the coding sequence ATGACCGAACGGCCAGTGGTCAAGCGCACCGCACGCGCCATCCTGCTCGACGGCGACGATCTCGTCCTCATCAAGCGCACCAAGCCCGGCGTGGATCCCTACTGGGTCACGCCCGGCGGCGGAGTCGAGCCCGAGGACGCCACCGTGGTGGACGCACTCCACCGGGAGGTGGACGAGGAGCTCGGCGCCAAGATCACCGATGTGGTGCCCTGCTTCGTCGACACCGTCGAGCACATCGCCGACGGCGGTGTGACGGGGGTGAAGGTGCAGCACTTCTTCGTCTGCCGGCTGGAGTCCATGGACCCCTCGCGACGGCACGGCCCGGAGATCGACCAGCCCTGCGGGGAGTACGAGGTCGTACGGGTGCCGTTCAGCCGGGTCGGCATCGCCGCCGTTCATCTCGTACCGCTGTCACTGCGGCACTACCTGGACGGCAATATCGAGGGGGTGCGCGCGATGCACGCCCCTGACCTGGGCTGA
- a CDS encoding LysR family transcriptional regulator produces the protein MDLALLRTFVTVHRAGSFTRAAALLGLSQPAVTGQIRTLEKQLGRPLFLRQARGVTATSIGDELAHRAAPHLDALVEIAETGLDEESGVRTLHLAGPPEFVSLRALPALTPLTSQGLALRASFGNADETLEGLAAGHHDLAITTARPRGGLLTATPLCDEEHVLVASPRWAARLGPGVLRGGHVVLAQLPVVEVHESLPFVSRYWSAVFDSRPAAAGSVIAPDLRAVLETAASGAGLAVLPRYLCEEELRTGRLVALLDPPVPPLRTYFLVVRTGTLALPHIARAHEWLLRAAVGW, from the coding sequence ATGGATCTGGCCCTGCTGCGCACATTCGTCACGGTGCACCGGGCCGGCTCCTTCACCCGTGCCGCCGCACTCCTGGGCCTCTCGCAGCCCGCCGTCACCGGGCAGATCCGCACGCTGGAGAAGCAACTGGGACGGCCGCTGTTCCTGCGCCAGGCCCGCGGTGTGACTGCCACGAGCATCGGGGACGAACTCGCCCACCGGGCAGCCCCTCATCTGGACGCCCTGGTGGAGATCGCCGAGACCGGGCTCGACGAGGAATCGGGCGTACGGACCCTGCATCTCGCGGGTCCCCCGGAGTTCGTGTCGCTGCGCGCCCTGCCCGCCCTCACCCCGCTGACTTCTCAGGGCCTCGCGCTGCGGGCCTCGTTCGGCAATGCCGACGAGACGCTGGAGGGGCTCGCCGCCGGACACCACGATCTGGCCATCACCACGGCCCGGCCGCGCGGCGGGCTGCTCACGGCGACACCGCTCTGCGACGAGGAACATGTCCTGGTCGCCTCGCCGCGCTGGGCGGCCCGGCTGGGGCCCGGAGTACTCCGCGGCGGGCATGTGGTGCTCGCGCAGCTGCCCGTCGTGGAAGTCCACGAATCCCTGCCGTTTGTCTCGCGCTACTGGTCCGCCGTCTTCGACTCCCGGCCTGCAGCCGCGGGCTCCGTGATCGCCCCCGACCTGCGTGCCGTCCTGGAGACCGCAGCCTCGGGCGCGGGCCTCGCCGTGCTGCCGCGCTATCTGTGCGAGGAGGAGCTCCGCACCGGGCGGCTGGTGGCGCTTCTCGACCCTCCCGTGCCCCCGCTGCGTACGTACTTTCTCGTCGTACGGACCGGCACACTCGCACTCCCGCACATCGCGCGGGCGCACGAGTGGCTGCTGCGTGCTGCGGTCGGCTGGTGA
- a CDS encoding cystathionine gamma-lyase — protein MSERKGLGRSGTVGEGTRAVRAGLPEPVKYEPTLPGPVFAAHFHLPGEPTGPYTYGRDENPTWSHLERAIGELEAPGESVGTVAFASGMAAISAVLFSQLKAGEAVVLPDDGYQALPLLRERLEAYGVEVRTAPTGGDAQLDVLDGARLLWIETPSNPGLDVCDVRRLVKAAHSAGALVAVDNTLATPLGQRPLELGADFSVASDTKGMTGHGDILLGHVTCRDPELVAGVRRWRKVVGAIPGPMEAWLAHRSLATLQLRIERQCANALALAEALGSRGEVSGLRYPGLPSDPSYTIASQQMRHFGSVVSFVLPDRGHAERFLSGLRLVDDATSFGGVRSSAERRGRWGGDAVPEGFIRFSVGAEDAVDLVADVLRALDEAAAR, from the coding sequence ATGAGCGAGCGGAAGGGTTTGGGCAGGAGCGGGACCGTGGGCGAGGGCACAAGGGCCGTACGGGCCGGACTGCCCGAGCCGGTCAAGTACGAACCCACCCTGCCGGGACCGGTCTTCGCGGCCCATTTCCACCTCCCCGGCGAACCCACCGGTCCGTACACCTACGGCCGTGACGAGAACCCGACCTGGAGTCATCTGGAGCGGGCGATCGGTGAACTCGAGGCGCCAGGGGAATCCGTCGGGACGGTGGCCTTCGCCTCGGGGATGGCGGCGATCTCGGCGGTGCTCTTCTCGCAACTGAAGGCGGGGGAAGCGGTGGTGCTGCCGGACGACGGCTACCAGGCGTTGCCGCTGCTGCGGGAACGTCTGGAGGCCTACGGCGTCGAGGTCAGGACCGCGCCGACAGGCGGCGACGCGCAACTGGACGTGCTCGACGGGGCGCGGCTGCTGTGGATCGAGACGCCGTCCAATCCGGGGCTCGACGTGTGCGACGTTCGGCGGCTCGTGAAGGCGGCGCACTCCGCGGGCGCGCTCGTCGCGGTCGACAACACCCTCGCGACGCCGCTCGGCCAGCGGCCGCTGGAGCTCGGCGCGGACTTCTCGGTGGCCAGCGACACCAAGGGCATGACGGGCCACGGAGACATCCTGCTCGGCCATGTGACCTGCCGGGACCCGGAGTTGGTGGCGGGAGTACGGCGCTGGCGCAAGGTCGTCGGGGCGATTCCCGGCCCGATGGAGGCCTGGCTCGCCCACCGGTCGCTGGCCACACTTCAGCTGCGGATCGAGCGGCAGTGCGCGAATGCGCTGGCGCTCGCGGAGGCGCTCGGCAGCCGGGGCGAGGTGAGCGGGCTGCGGTATCCGGGGCTGCCGTCGGACCCCTCGTACACGATCGCCTCGCAGCAGATGCGGCACTTCGGCTCCGTGGTCTCCTTCGTGCTGCCGGATCGCGGGCACGCGGAACGCTTCCTGAGCGGGCTGCGGCTGGTGGACGACGCGACGAGCTTCGGCGGGGTGCGTTCCTCCGCCGAGCGTCGCGGGCGCTGGGGCGGCGATGCGGTTCCCGAGGGCTTCATCCGCTTCTCGGTGGGTGCCGAGGACGCGGTGGACCTGGTGGCGGATGTGCTGCGGGCGCTGGACGAGGCGGCGGCGCGGTAG
- a CDS encoding low molecular weight protein-tyrosine-phosphatase, with product MAESVFRARLEEAGLDGVVEVDSAGTGGRHEGDGADLRTVAVLEANGYESGHSARKFRASWFPLLDLVIALDEGHLRELRRLAPTTADAAKVRLMRSYDPSAAGDLNVPDPYYGSMDGFEECLEMVEASSAGLLDAVRMAVEERAA from the coding sequence ATGGCCGAGTCCGTCTTCCGCGCGCGCCTGGAGGAAGCCGGACTCGACGGGGTGGTCGAGGTGGACAGCGCCGGCACCGGAGGCCGGCACGAGGGCGACGGTGCGGACCTCCGCACCGTCGCCGTGCTGGAGGCGAACGGCTACGAGTCCGGGCACAGCGCGCGGAAGTTCCGCGCCTCCTGGTTCCCGCTCCTCGATCTGGTGATCGCGTTGGACGAGGGGCATCTGCGGGAGTTGCGGCGGCTCGCGCCGACGACCGCGGACGCCGCGAAAGTGCGTCTGATGCGGTCGTACGACCCGTCCGCGGCCGGGGACCTGAATGTTCCCGATCCGTATTACGGCAGTATGGACGGTTTCGAGGAGTGCCTGGAGATGGTGGAGGCGTCGAGCGCGGGTCTGCTCGACGCCGTACGGATGGCAGTCGAGGAGCGTGCCGCATGA
- a CDS encoding phage holin family protein: MMNFLVKTIANAAALLVAIWLLEDITLTGDSTGKKAWTLVLVALLFGLVNFLVKPVVTLLTLPLFILTLGLITLVINALMLLLTSWLADQLDLNFHVEGFWTAVLGGLIISVVSWAMNVALPDKD, encoded by the coding sequence ATGATGAATTTCCTAGTCAAGACGATCGCCAATGCGGCAGCCCTGCTGGTGGCCATCTGGCTGCTGGAGGACATAACCCTCACCGGGGACAGCACCGGCAAGAAGGCCTGGACCCTGGTCCTGGTGGCGCTGCTCTTCGGTCTGGTCAACTTCCTCGTCAAGCCGGTCGTGACGCTGCTGACACTGCCGCTGTTCATCCTCACCCTCGGGTTGATCACGCTGGTCATCAACGCCCTGATGCTGCTGCTGACCTCGTGGCTGGCCGACCAGCTCGATCTCAACTTCCATGTGGAGGGCTTCTGGACCGCCGTCCTCGGCGGCTTGATCATCTCTGTCGTTTCCTGGGCGATGAATGTCGCTCTGCCGGACAAGGACTGA
- a CDS encoding cupin domain-containing protein, whose product MKAFRLDELEAERAANDGAYLQFLRERNMSVGLYALDAGDLDPQLPHSQDEVYFVVSGRASITVGTETTQVGRGSVVYVPAGVAHKFHHITEDLRVMVVFSPPES is encoded by the coding sequence ATGAAGGCATTCCGACTGGACGAACTGGAGGCGGAGCGCGCCGCCAACGACGGCGCATATCTCCAATTCCTGCGCGAGCGGAACATGTCGGTCGGACTGTACGCACTGGATGCCGGCGATCTCGACCCCCAGCTGCCCCACAGCCAGGACGAGGTCTACTTCGTCGTCAGCGGCCGCGCCTCCATCACGGTCGGGACGGAAACGACCCAGGTCGGACGGGGCAGTGTGGTCTATGTCCCGGCCGGAGTGGCCCATAAATTCCACCACATCACCGAGGACCTGCGGGTCATGGTGGTCTTCTCTCCACCTGAGAGCTGA
- a CDS encoding DUF5326 family protein, whose product MREIFAGMPWWVKWVAVPVIALVLFGGLIASVIGFVIGLLFKVLLFVALVGGLVFVVRKFMSSSSSGSDW is encoded by the coding sequence GTGCGGGAGATATTCGCGGGGATGCCGTGGTGGGTGAAGTGGGTCGCCGTGCCCGTCATCGCCCTGGTGCTGTTCGGCGGCCTGATCGCGAGCGTGATCGGTTTTGTGATCGGACTGCTCTTCAAGGTCCTGCTGTTCGTCGCACTGGTCGGCGGACTCGTCTTTGTCGTACGGAAGTTCATGTCGTCCTCCAGCTCGGGCAGCGACTGGTAG
- a CDS encoding SsgA family sporulation/cell division regulator, which yields MRESVQAEVRMSFLVSEELSFRIPVELRYETKDPFAVRMTFHLPGDAPVTWTFGRELLVDGINGPSGDGDVHIAPTRPGRLSDVTVRLQVGCERALFRVSAAPLVAFLDRTDKLVPLGQERTVGDFEGNLEEALGRILAEENAG from the coding sequence ATGCGCGAGTCGGTCCAGGCCGAGGTCCGGATGAGTTTCCTTGTCTCCGAGGAGCTCTCGTTCCGGATCCCGGTGGAGCTCCGGTACGAGACGAAGGATCCGTTCGCCGTGCGGATGACCTTTCACCTGCCCGGAGATGCGCCTGTGACCTGGACTTTCGGCCGGGAGTTGCTGGTGGACGGCATCAACGGCCCGAGCGGGGACGGCGATGTGCACATTGCGCCGACGCGCCCCGGGAGGCTGTCCGATGTGACCGTCCGGCTCCAGGTCGGCTGTGAGCGGGCGCTGTTCCGGGTGAGTGCGGCGCCGCTCGTGGCCTTTCTCGACCGTACGGACAAACTGGTGCCGCTGGGGCAGGAGCGTACGGTCGGTGACTTCGAGGGCAATCTCGAAGAGGCCCTCGGGCGCATTCTCGCGGAGGAAAACGCAGGCTGA
- a CDS encoding YibE/F family protein has product MTSSPTPAPQTPEPHGHSHSHGPAVPVSQHLRKVIAAVLIPFAAAVVVGLVVLWPGGAPGHERTGVGFDRQTEQGKVVRVEKVNCKDVNAAQVSPTGDTSTPEGGEAADARQGRCAKATVKVTTGKDKGRTFVEIVQPDAPRQLSEGQGVVVAYAPDAPRELQYSVTDVDREFPMALLAGIFALAVVLVGRMRGLMALIALAASFAVLTLFILPAILQGSNPLIVAVVGASAIMLIALYLCHGLTARTSVAVIGTLISLLLIGLLGSLFIGWASLSGNTDDSTGLIHGLFPNIDLSGLLLAGVIIGSLGVLDDVTVTQTSAVWELRQADPLMGRRALYRAGIRIGRDHIASVVNTLVLAYAGAALPLLLLFSIAQSSVGTVATSELVAEEIVRTLIGSIGLVASVPVTTALAALVVSADRPGPPAATGRAAVRGGGGRRRKR; this is encoded by the coding sequence GTGACCTCATCGCCGACACCCGCGCCGCAGACGCCCGAGCCCCATGGCCATTCCCACAGCCATGGGCCCGCCGTACCTGTGTCACAGCACCTCCGCAAGGTCATCGCCGCAGTGCTGATTCCTTTCGCCGCGGCCGTGGTCGTCGGCCTCGTCGTGCTCTGGCCGGGCGGCGCTCCGGGCCATGAGCGCACCGGTGTCGGCTTCGACCGACAGACCGAGCAGGGCAAGGTGGTGCGGGTCGAGAAGGTCAACTGCAAAGACGTGAACGCCGCGCAGGTTTCGCCGACCGGCGACACCTCCACACCGGAGGGGGGCGAGGCGGCCGATGCCCGGCAGGGCAGGTGCGCGAAGGCGACGGTCAAGGTCACCACCGGCAAGGACAAGGGCCGCACCTTCGTCGAGATCGTCCAGCCGGACGCGCCCCGTCAGTTGAGCGAGGGCCAGGGTGTGGTGGTGGCGTACGCACCCGACGCACCCCGGGAACTTCAGTACTCCGTTACCGATGTGGACCGCGAGTTCCCGATGGCGCTGCTGGCCGGGATCTTCGCGCTCGCTGTGGTGCTGGTGGGGCGCATGCGTGGCCTGATGGCACTGATCGCGCTCGCCGCCTCCTTCGCCGTACTGACCCTGTTCATCCTGCCCGCGATCCTGCAGGGCTCCAATCCGCTGATCGTCGCGGTGGTCGGAGCGAGCGCGATCATGCTGATCGCGCTCTATCTGTGCCACGGGCTGACCGCGCGCACCTCGGTCGCGGTGATCGGCACTCTGATCTCGCTGCTGCTGATCGGGCTGCTCGGCTCGCTGTTCATCGGCTGGGCGAGTCTGTCCGGCAACACCGACGACAGCACCGGCCTGATCCACGGCCTGTTTCCGAACATCGACCTCAGCGGTCTGCTGCTGGCGGGTGTCATCATCGGCTCGCTCGGTGTGCTCGACGATGTGACGGTGACCCAGACCTCGGCGGTGTGGGAACTGCGCCAGGCGGACCCGCTGATGGGCCGACGGGCGCTCTACCGGGCCGGTATCCGCATCGGCAGGGACCACATCGCCTCAGTCGTCAACACGCTCGTACTGGCTTACGCGGGCGCCGCGTTGCCGCTGCTGCTGCTCTTCTCGATCGCCCAGAGCAGTGTCGGAACGGTGGCCACCAGCGAGTTGGTGGCGGAGGAGATCGTGCGGACCCTCATCGGGTCGATCGGCCTGGTCGCCTCGGTGCCGGTGACCACCGCGCTGGCGGCGCTGGTGGTATCCGCGGACCGGCCGGGTCCTCCGGCGGCGACGGGCAGGGCGGCCGTACGAGGCGGCGGTGGCCGCCGACGCAAGAGGTAG